The proteins below are encoded in one region of Sphingobium yanoikuyae:
- a CDS encoding RNA polymerase sigma factor, producing MPQPGGAENRATDYSAYIPALRRYFARRVTSAHIVDDLVQDVMLRMHVRQSPDGIDNLEGYIFRTASSVLRDQARRDQVRHAKGHDELTEKDHPAEERTADRVLQAREEIAQVVRALEELPERTRDIFLMRRYEGLAYGDIAERLGISVSAIEKHVAKAVAHIARRMAR from the coding sequence TTGCCGCAACCGGGCGGGGCGGAAAACAGGGCGACCGACTATTCCGCCTATATCCCGGCGCTGCGCCGCTATTTTGCCCGCCGCGTCACCAGCGCCCATATCGTCGATGACCTGGTGCAGGACGTGATGCTGCGCATGCATGTGCGCCAGTCGCCCGACGGCATCGACAATCTGGAAGGCTATATCTTCCGCACCGCGTCCAGCGTATTGCGCGATCAGGCGCGGCGCGATCAGGTCCGTCATGCCAAGGGGCATGATGAACTGACGGAAAAGGATCATCCTGCTGAGGAACGGACCGCCGACCGCGTCTTACAGGCAAGGGAAGAGATCGCCCAGGTCGTCCGCGCGCTGGAAGAGCTGCCGGAACGGACCCGCGACATCTTCCTGATGCGGCGCTACGAAGGGCTGGCCTATGGCGATATTGCAGAAAGGCTGGGCATTTCGGTGAGCGCGATCGAGAAACATGTCGCCAAGGCCGTCGCGCATATCGCCCGGCGCATGGCACGATAG
- a CDS encoding FecR family protein, with product MTQDGDDPFDIAAAHWARLQSGTATSAERAAIAAWCDAAPAHRAAMAAVERGWDVAGAAKQDDAIAAMLAQMQARQSEASAPLASRRPWRAALLAASLTALLAVPATLWFTSRPADHPVPPALSGEQVAQAAGTRLFSPAGRRRNIQLPDGSRVILDADSAIRFAFSTDKRAVALETGRAYFAVQKDKSRPFSVSAGKLTATAVGTAFDVSRLSGREQVTTTEGLVRVVTAAATHNGSRATLLPAGMRLTQKDQSVSVDPVDVTRESAWRDGRIVFTGRCLSDVAAEMNRYGSGRLEVKEDAAHIAISGVFDIDNADGLAEALEQQGLVHVARSADRIVLTRGDQIIPGDCAVRG from the coding sequence ATGACCCAGGACGGGGACGACCCCTTCGACATCGCCGCCGCCCATTGGGCGCGGTTGCAGTCCGGCACGGCGACATCCGCCGAGCGGGCGGCGATCGCCGCCTGGTGCGACGCGGCCCCGGCGCATCGCGCGGCCATGGCCGCGGTCGAGCGCGGCTGGGACGTCGCCGGCGCTGCGAAACAGGATGATGCGATCGCGGCGATGCTCGCCCAGATGCAGGCGCGCCAGAGCGAAGCTTCCGCCCCCTTGGCCAGCCGCCGCCCGTGGCGCGCGGCCTTGCTGGCAGCCTCGCTGACCGCGCTGCTGGCGGTGCCGGCGACGCTCTGGTTCACCAGCCGGCCTGCCGACCATCCCGTGCCGCCTGCCCTGTCCGGCGAACAGGTGGCGCAGGCTGCGGGCACGCGCCTGTTCAGCCCGGCCGGCCGCCGCCGCAATATCCAGCTGCCCGATGGTTCGCGCGTGATCCTGGACGCCGACAGTGCGATCCGCTTCGCCTTCTCCACCGACAAGCGGGCGGTCGCGCTGGAGACGGGCCGCGCCTATTTCGCCGTTCAGAAGGACAAGAGCCGCCCCTTCAGCGTATCGGCCGGCAAGCTCACGGCCACGGCGGTCGGCACCGCCTTCGACGTGTCGCGCCTTTCGGGCCGGGAACAGGTGACCACCACCGAGGGGCTTGTCCGCGTCGTGACGGCTGCGGCAACCCACAATGGCAGCCGCGCCACCCTGTTGCCCGCCGGCATGCGCCTGACCCAGAAGGATCAGAGCGTTTCGGTCGACCCGGTCGACGTGACCCGCGAAAGCGCCTGGCGCGACGGGCGCATCGTCTTCACCGGCCGCTGCCTGTCCGACGTCGCGGCGGAAATGAACCGCTATGGCTCGGGCCGGCTGGAGGTGAAGGAGGATGCCGCGCATATCGCCATCAGCGGTGTGTTCGACATCGACAATGCCGATGGCCTGGCCGAAGCGCTGGAGCAACAGGGGCTGGTGCATGTAGCACGTAGCGCCGACCGGATCGTCCTGACCCGCGGCGACCAGATCATCCCCGGCGACTGCGCCGTCCGGGGCTGA
- a CDS encoding M14 family metallopeptidase translates to MKPHWLFLSGALLLQAVPAAAQTSTPTPPERFFKQPPGTDYYLANYSEYEAYLQKLATQSDRMKLVDIGKSAEGRSQWMAIVSSPANLAKLDEYRAIAEKLARAHGVDEAQARMLAAQGKAVVWIDAGMHATETVTSQGQIQVLYRMLTQSDPETMRMLDDCIILFAHDNPDGMELVANWYMRSADPKKREMATLPRLYQKYIGHDNNRDSFMAAMPETENVNRVLFRQWYPQIVYNQHQTGPEGMVVFVPPFRDPFNFNYDPIVMAQLNEVGFAMHSRLISEGKAGSGTRSAAPYSTWHNGMERSVAYFHNSIGLLTEIIGGPTPAKIPLVPSTQLPRGDEMMPIGPRDWHLQDSLDYQWTLDRAVIDYASRNRERLLFNIWKMGANSIEKGSRDGWTITPSKVDRLANAKALDEGRGPKKVDPGLYKTMLQAPAERDPRAYIIPADQRDMPTAIAFLNALIKNGVEVERADAPFQAGGKNYAAGSYIVRTDQAYRPHVIDMFEPQDHPHDTDFPGGPPKAPYDITGYTLAYQMGIGFDRLLDGLDQHFTPVPDLLAPPPGRIVGQGKAGWIVGHESNNSFILTNRLLKAGVRPAWLKQAVSADGEAMQAGAIWIPASAGAQKIVGDAVTQLGLTAHALDAAPQGERIALKPLRIGLVDRYGGNIPTGWTRFLLEKFEFPFAPVYAKRLDAGNLAKDYDVLLFADGALPPSGAWGMARAGKQPDVKDTPAEFVPMLGDLTDAKTVPAVADFARNGGAVVAIGNSARFIDLLGTPLKPALSREVEGTMKPLDTKSFFIPGSILRARVDNRQPLAYGLPDQVDMFFNRSQTFVTANATPYGQVSWFEGRDLLRSGWAVGQEKLAGTIAVADVDVGKGKLLVMGPEVAQRAQSYGTFKFLFNALLYGAADRK, encoded by the coding sequence ATGAAACCCCATTGGCTTTTCCTGTCGGGCGCGCTGCTGTTGCAGGCAGTTCCCGCTGCGGCCCAGACCAGCACGCCGACGCCGCCCGAGCGCTTCTTCAAGCAGCCGCCGGGGACCGACTATTATCTCGCCAACTACAGCGAATATGAGGCCTATCTCCAGAAGCTGGCGACCCAGAGCGACCGGATGAAGCTGGTCGACATCGGCAAGAGCGCGGAAGGGCGCAGCCAGTGGATGGCAATCGTCTCCTCGCCCGCGAACCTGGCCAAGCTCGACGAGTATCGCGCCATTGCCGAGAAACTGGCCCGCGCCCATGGCGTGGACGAGGCGCAGGCGCGCATGCTGGCGGCGCAGGGCAAGGCAGTGGTCTGGATCGACGCGGGCATGCATGCGACCGAAACGGTGACGTCGCAGGGGCAGATCCAGGTGCTCTACCGGATGCTGACCCAGTCGGACCCGGAAACGATGCGCATGCTGGACGACTGCATCATCCTGTTCGCGCATGACAATCCCGACGGCATGGAACTGGTCGCCAACTGGTATATGCGCTCGGCCGACCCCAAGAAGCGCGAGATGGCGACGCTGCCGCGCCTCTACCAGAAATATATCGGCCACGATAATAACCGCGACAGCTTCATGGCGGCGATGCCCGAGACCGAGAATGTCAATCGGGTGCTGTTCCGCCAATGGTATCCGCAGATCGTCTACAACCAGCATCAGACCGGGCCGGAGGGCATGGTGGTGTTCGTGCCGCCGTTCCGCGATCCGTTCAATTTCAATTATGACCCGATCGTCATGGCGCAGCTCAACGAAGTCGGCTTCGCCATGCATTCGCGCCTGATTTCCGAGGGCAAGGCCGGGTCCGGCACGCGCAGCGCGGCGCCCTATTCGACCTGGCACAATGGCATGGAACGATCGGTCGCCTATTTCCACAACAGCATCGGCCTGCTGACCGAGATCATCGGCGGGCCGACCCCGGCGAAGATCCCGCTGGTGCCATCGACCCAGTTGCCGCGCGGCGACGAGATGATGCCGATCGGCCCGCGCGACTGGCATTTGCAGGATTCGCTCGACTATCAGTGGACGCTGGACCGTGCCGTCATCGACTATGCCTCGCGCAATCGCGAGCGGCTGTTGTTCAACATCTGGAAGATGGGCGCCAACAGCATCGAGAAGGGCAGCAGGGATGGCTGGACCATCACCCCGTCCAAGGTCGACCGGCTGGCCAATGCCAAGGCGCTCGACGAAGGGCGCGGCCCCAAGAAGGTCGATCCCGGCCTCTACAAGACGATGCTGCAGGCCCCGGCCGAGCGCGATCCGCGCGCTTACATCATCCCCGCCGACCAGCGCGACATGCCGACCGCGATCGCCTTCCTCAACGCGCTTATCAAGAATGGCGTCGAGGTGGAGCGGGCCGACGCGCCGTTCCAGGCGGGCGGCAAAAACTATGCCGCCGGTTCCTATATCGTGCGCACCGATCAGGCCTATCGCCCGCATGTGATCGACATGTTCGAGCCGCAGGACCATCCGCACGATACGGATTTCCCCGGCGGCCCGCCCAAGGCGCCCTATGACATTACCGGCTATACTTTGGCCTATCAGATGGGGATCGGCTTCGACCGGCTGCTCGACGGGCTGGACCAGCATTTTACCCCGGTCCCCGATCTGCTGGCGCCGCCGCCCGGCCGGATCGTGGGGCAGGGCAAGGCGGGCTGGATCGTCGGCCATGAAAGCAACAACAGCTTCATCCTGACCAACCGCCTGTTGAAGGCCGGCGTGCGTCCGGCCTGGTTGAAGCAGGCGGTGAGCGCCGATGGCGAGGCGATGCAGGCCGGCGCGATCTGGATCCCGGCATCGGCCGGCGCGCAGAAGATCGTCGGCGACGCGGTGACGCAGCTGGGCCTGACCGCTCATGCGCTCGACGCCGCGCCGCAGGGTGAGCGCATTGCGCTCAAACCCCTGCGCATCGGCCTGGTCGATCGCTATGGCGGCAATATCCCGACCGGATGGACCCGCTTCCTGCTGGAGAAGTTCGAATTCCCGTTCGCGCCGGTCTATGCCAAGCGTCTGGATGCGGGCAATCTGGCCAAGGACTATGATGTGCTGCTGTTCGCCGACGGCGCGTTGCCGCCGAGCGGGGCCTGGGGAATGGCGCGCGCCGGCAAGCAGCCGGACGTCAAGGATACGCCGGCCGAGTTCGTGCCGATGCTGGGCGACCTGACCGATGCCAAGACGGTGCCGGCGGTCGCGGACTTCGCCCGCAATGGCGGCGCGGTGGTGGCGATCGGCAATTCGGCCCGCTTCATCGACCTGCTCGGCACGCCGCTCAAGCCTGCATTGTCCCGCGAGGTGGAGGGGACGATGAAGCCGCTCGACACCAAGAGCTTCTTCATCCCCGGATCGATCCTGCGCGCGCGCGTCGATAACCGCCAGCCGCTGGCCTATGGCCTGCCCGATCAGGTGGACATGTTCTTCAACCGCTCGCAGACCTTCGTGACGGCGAATGCCACCCCCTATGGCCAGGTGTCCTGGTTCGAGGGCCGCGATCTGCTGCGCAGCGGCTGGGCCGTGGGACAGGAGAAGCTGGCCGGCACGATTGCCGTCGCCGATGTCGATGTCGGCAAGGGCAAGCTGCTGGTGATGGGGCCGGAAGTGGCGCAGCGCGCTCAATCCTATGGCACGTTCAAATTCCTGTTCAACGCGCTGCTCTATGGCGCGGCCGATCGGAAATAA
- a CDS encoding CIA30 family protein, giving the protein MRKSVVTALLASAIALPIALHSAASVSAPADGGTVAIVGATIFDGTGAAPAPGTVLIQDGRITAVGADVKVPRGARVINAKGKALLPGFFDVHTHWTAGGSPSTFPQIANAYVAAGVTTVNDFNEAPEAFAPLRAWLGQMNAPHVRFAARISTPGGHGADWADQATTIWVNTPAAGKAAIESLVPYQPDLVKIFSDGWRYGVSPDNTSMDEWTLKATVDAAHVQNWPVLTHTVTVDRGLVAARAGVDSLAHGLQDRPITAEEVAAIKQSGMAMAPTLAVYDPYKRGDVKADDPRLKQTFRKFGFALGNVKALFDAGVPIALGTDAGMPGTPHGPSTLHEMELLVQAGLTPSQALVAGTQTSAKIMRIDADRGTIAVGKRADIVLIDGTPWTNIKDVYKVSQVLIDGKLAYGAGAPALPAANKTDRLPSISVPALIDDFERDDRRSSIDTLRVDTPDGGIDRSVEITQTVPRDEGGKALSLSARMAVKEAAYAGFAIPLSRGSITPAKISGYKGLRFELKGDGAYTVRLNGLDGVWEAQVQGGAGWAAVEVPFNQFKPVERRGKVGPAFTGDGITQVEFGGSRGPGKRMWLQIDNVRFY; this is encoded by the coding sequence ATGCGTAAATCTGTTGTCACTGCTCTGCTGGCCTCGGCCATCGCCCTGCCGATCGCGCTGCATTCCGCCGCCTCCGTCTCGGCCCCGGCCGATGGCGGCACGGTCGCCATCGTCGGCGCGACCATTTTCGACGGCACCGGCGCGGCGCCCGCGCCCGGCACCGTGCTTATCCAGGATGGCCGCATCACCGCCGTTGGCGCCGATGTGAAGGTGCCGCGCGGCGCCAGGGTCATCAACGCCAAGGGCAAGGCGCTGCTGCCCGGATTCTTCGACGTCCATACCCATTGGACAGCCGGCGGCAGCCCCAGCACCTTCCCGCAGATCGCCAATGCCTATGTCGCGGCCGGCGTGACCACGGTGAATGATTTCAACGAAGCGCCCGAGGCGTTCGCGCCGCTGCGCGCCTGGCTGGGCCAGATGAACGCCCCCCATGTCCGCTTTGCCGCGCGGATCAGCACGCCCGGCGGCCATGGCGCCGACTGGGCCGATCAGGCCACCACCATCTGGGTCAACACCCCCGCCGCCGGCAAGGCCGCGATCGAAAGCCTGGTGCCCTATCAGCCCGATTTGGTGAAGATCTTCTCCGACGGCTGGCGCTATGGCGTGTCGCCCGACAATACCAGCATGGACGAATGGACGCTGAAGGCCACGGTCGATGCGGCGCATGTCCAGAACTGGCCGGTGCTGACCCACACCGTCACCGTCGATCGCGGCCTGGTCGCGGCGCGGGCGGGCGTGGATTCGCTGGCCCATGGCCTGCAGGACCGGCCGATCACCGCCGAGGAAGTCGCCGCGATCAAGCAGAGCGGCATGGCTATGGCGCCGACGCTGGCGGTCTATGATCCCTATAAGCGCGGCGACGTGAAGGCGGACGATCCGCGCCTGAAGCAGACATTCCGCAAGTTCGGCTTTGCGCTGGGCAATGTGAAGGCACTGTTCGATGCCGGCGTGCCGATCGCGCTGGGCACCGATGCGGGCATGCCGGGCACGCCGCATGGTCCGTCGACCCTGCACGAGATGGAATTGCTGGTACAGGCCGGCCTGACGCCCAGCCAGGCGCTGGTCGCCGGCACCCAGACCAGCGCGAAGATCATGCGCATCGATGCCGATCGCGGCACCATCGCGGTCGGCAAGCGCGCCGACATCGTGCTGATCGACGGCACCCCCTGGACCAACATCAAGGATGTCTACAAGGTGTCGCAGGTGCTGATCGACGGCAAGCTGGCCTATGGCGCCGGCGCCCCGGCGCTGCCCGCCGCCAACAAGACCGACCGTCTGCCCTCGATCAGCGTGCCTGCGCTGATCGACGATTTCGAGCGCGACGATCGCCGCTCGTCGATCGACACGCTGCGCGTCGACACGCCCGATGGCGGCATCGACCGGTCGGTCGAGATCACCCAGACGGTGCCGCGCGACGAGGGCGGCAAGGCGCTGTCGCTGTCGGCGCGCATGGCGGTCAAGGAAGCGGCCTATGCCGGCTTTGCCATTCCGCTGAGCCGCGGGTCGATCACCCCGGCGAAGATCAGCGGCTATAAGGGCCTGCGCTTCGAGCTGAAGGGCGACGGCGCCTATACCGTTCGCCTGAATGGCCTAGACGGCGTCTGGGAAGCGCAGGTGCAGGGCGGCGCGGGCTGGGCTGCGGTCGAGGTGCCGTTCAACCAGTTCAAGCCGGTCGAGCGGCGCGGCAAGGTCGGCCCGGCCTTCACCGGTGACGGCATCACCCAGGTCGAGTTCGGCGGATCGCGCGGTCCCGGCAAGCGCATGTGGTTGCAGATCGACAATGTCCGCTTCTACTAA
- a CDS encoding zinc-dependent metalloprotease, producing MKSLRALPLVALMILSVPAGTALAQPAPVAASPAPASLFTLAGGQKIVLPRAGANGVIARYLYTPSIAGGLGAAEIGLDRARLGETQVLLFRKVGNKVLAEFENYRFRALNGDAGEEQAVARSFSNSPIWSGDIVSEDDKGITVDLSGLLMRDAFDVAGRLKATKAGSFKIAPALSYVDPAQSLAFPDNVEFEAALTFTSDEPGRSIERVLPDARGLTVRVHHSFIRLPDANFHTRAHDPRTGTSVQVIRNNYAAALDEPIVTRLVRRFRLEKTDPNAERSAVKKPIIFYVDRAAPQAIRDALKEGAQWWAQAFDAAGFVDAFRVEELPVGANPMDARYNVIAWVHRETRGWSTGTTIVDPRSGEIVRGVVQLGSLRAWQDKLIFEGLAGAAKEGTGASDDPIMLVKARLRQLAVHEVGHALGLSHNFAGSTFENRASVMDYPAPRIAVRDGALDFSDAYATGVGAWDRFAIDWLYRQFPAGTDEKGALDAMTRAVQAKGYRFVADGDTRGDGDAQPWGNMWDDGTDAAAQLTHIMDVRRIALDRFGLDNLPAGAAAADLRRMIVPIYLFHRYQVTAASKLIGGVDYSYAVKGDGHEQALPVDAAQQRAALRALLATLDPAALDLPDRLSPFLSSIQSGMSDRQTDIELLPGRTAAAFDWARAAEVAADGSFIAMLAPERLNRLVAQHAADAGQLSLDEYLGAIDDRVMAAGAMGRQAEIARQVRARYVLRLISLADDKQVSSTAIAIVRAHMESLAGRLGKRGAAADAAHNRYLATMLMASPEERAKLAEPIAPPPPIPPGAPIGSDAECWFCMPAVPATED from the coding sequence ATGAAATCGCTGCGCGCGCTGCCGCTTGTCGCCCTGATGATTCTGAGCGTGCCGGCCGGCACCGCGCTGGCCCAGCCTGCGCCGGTAGCGGCAAGTCCGGCCCCGGCCAGCCTATTCACGCTGGCGGGCGGGCAGAAGATCGTCCTGCCCAGGGCGGGCGCCAATGGCGTCATCGCCCGCTATCTCTACACCCCCTCGATCGCGGGCGGCCTGGGCGCAGCCGAGATCGGCCTGGATCGCGCGCGACTGGGCGAGACGCAGGTGCTGCTGTTTCGCAAGGTCGGCAACAAGGTGCTGGCCGAGTTCGAGAATTACCGCTTCCGCGCGCTCAACGGAGACGCCGGCGAGGAACAGGCGGTCGCGCGCTCCTTCTCCAATTCGCCGATCTGGTCGGGCGATATTGTCAGCGAAGATGACAAGGGCATCACGGTCGACCTGTCCGGCCTGCTGATGCGCGATGCCTTTGACGTTGCCGGGCGGCTGAAGGCGACCAAGGCCGGCAGTTTCAAGATTGCGCCGGCGCTGTCCTATGTCGATCCGGCGCAGAGCCTGGCCTTCCCGGACAATGTCGAGTTCGAGGCGGCGCTGACCTTCACCAGCGACGAGCCGGGGCGCAGCATCGAGCGGGTGCTGCCCGATGCGCGCGGGCTGACGGTGCGGGTGCATCACAGCTTCATCCGCCTGCCCGACGCCAATTTCCACACGCGCGCCCATGATCCGCGCACCGGCACGTCGGTCCAGGTCATCCGCAACAATTATGCCGCCGCGCTGGACGAGCCGATCGTCACCCGGCTGGTCCGCCGGTTCCGGCTGGAAAAGACCGATCCCAATGCCGAGCGTTCGGCAGTCAAGAAGCCGATCATCTTCTATGTCGACCGTGCCGCGCCGCAGGCGATCCGCGATGCGCTGAAGGAAGGCGCGCAATGGTGGGCGCAGGCGTTCGATGCGGCCGGCTTCGTCGACGCCTTCCGGGTCGAGGAACTGCCGGTCGGCGCCAACCCGATGGACGCGCGCTACAATGTCATCGCCTGGGTCCATCGCGAGACGCGCGGCTGGTCGACCGGCACCACCATCGTCGATCCGCGCAGCGGCGAGATCGTGCGCGGCGTGGTGCAGCTGGGATCGCTGCGCGCCTGGCAGGACAAGCTGATCTTCGAGGGGCTGGCCGGCGCGGCGAAGGAGGGCACCGGTGCCAGCGACGACCCGATCATGCTGGTCAAGGCGCGGCTGCGCCAGTTGGCCGTGCATGAGGTCGGCCATGCGCTGGGCCTGTCACATAATTTCGCCGGTTCGACCTTCGAGAACCGGGCGTCGGTGATGGACTATCCCGCGCCGCGCATCGCCGTGCGGGATGGTGCGCTCGACTTTTCCGACGCCTATGCCACCGGCGTTGGCGCCTGGGACAGGTTCGCGATCGACTGGCTCTATCGCCAGTTCCCGGCCGGCACCGACGAGAAGGGGGCGCTCGACGCCATGACCCGCGCGGTCCAGGCCAAGGGCTATCGCTTTGTCGCCGATGGTGACACACGCGGCGATGGCGATGCCCAGCCCTGGGGCAATATGTGGGATGACGGCACGGATGCCGCCGCGCAGCTCACCCATATCATGGATGTGCGCCGGATCGCGCTCGATCGCTTCGGCCTCGACAATCTGCCGGCCGGGGCGGCCGCCGCCGACCTGCGCCGGATGATCGTGCCGATCTACCTGTTCCACCGTTACCAGGTGACGGCCGCGTCGAAGCTGATCGGCGGGGTGGATTACAGCTATGCGGTAAAGGGCGATGGCCATGAGCAGGCGCTGCCGGTCGACGCCGCGCAGCAGCGGGCCGCGCTGCGCGCGCTGCTCGCGACGCTCGACCCCGCCGCGCTCGATCTGCCCGATCGCCTGTCACCTTTCCTGTCATCGATCCAGTCGGGCATGAGCGACCGCCAGACCGACATCGAACTGCTGCCCGGCCGCACCGCCGCCGCCTTCGACTGGGCGCGCGCGGCAGAAGTGGCGGCCGACGGCAGCTTCATCGCGATGCTGGCGCCCGAGCGGCTCAATCGGCTGGTGGCGCAGCATGCCGCCGATGCCGGCCAGCTGTCGCTCGACGAATATCTGGGCGCGATCGACGATCGGGTGATGGCCGCCGGGGCAATGGGCCGGCAGGCGGAAATCGCGCGGCAGGTCCGTGCCCGCTATGTCCTGCGCCTCATCAGCCTAGCCGATGACAAGCAAGTGTCGTCGACCGCGATCGCGATCGTGCGGGCGCATATGGAAAGCCTGGCCGGGCGCCTCGGCAAGCGCGGCGCCGCCGCCGACGCTGCGCATAATCGCTATCTTGCCACAATGCTGATGGCCTCGCCCGAGGAGCGCGCCAAGCTGGCCGAGCCGATCGCGCCGCCGCCGCCGATCCCGCCGGGCGCGCCGATCGGCAGCGATGCCGAATGCTGGTTCTGCATGCCGGCGGTGCCGGCGACCGAAGACTAA